The segment TCACACTCGCTTGTCAAACTCCATCACAGACAGTAATGACTTGTTCTGAGGGAAAACGAGACCtcgaactgtgtgtgtgtgtgtattcatatgaagggaaggaggaggaaaTATTTCCAAAATACTCCTGAAGGGCAGCGGGAGAGAATGTGAAAATCTCAACTGCTGTCAAAAACAAAGCAGCCTGCCAGCGACAGTAGGAGAGGACAAACATAAAGTGTTTCCATAAAGCGCGGTGGCTTTGAAAATCGAACTCACTTGATGAAGCAGCGGGCTCCTTCGAACGTatatccctcctcccatcccgtTGGTAAATCTATgcgggaaagagaggggagaagaggggggagtaATGAAAAGGCTACGAGACAAATATATTGCAACACACACAATCGGCTGTTGAGATAGGAGCAGAGATCTGCGCGTGACCGAAAACACCGTTTCCCACGCCAGCCCCTTACGCAATATTTATAGTCTACCGCTATGCTATCCATTAATGATATAGCCTAGTGCGGATCATAGAATAGCCTCATCGTCATGTCCATTCGTATCAGTTTTTCAACCTATTGTATTGATAGGAGCCATTTAAATGTAAGATTGTAAAAGGCGGTTTCCTAAGCATTGACTGTGTGAGGACCTATGCATTCCGCGCACGATTTATTCCCTCTGTTGCGGTGGATATGGAATGGTAACAATAACATCCTTATCCGCAAGTGAAGTCATTTTCACAACAAAACAAACATTTGTTGCGTTAAACATTTTTAATGAGTTACGCATCAATGTTTCATGTTATCATTTTATCAACAGCTGTTGTTACAATTGTTACAAAATAACTGCCCACTGCTTCGACTACGGGCTTAATTACAGTGTAGGCTACAATCCTGGcaagtggcaaacaataatgtaAAAAACGAACTTATTCGTTTATGAATGTGAATGCCTACTTGACGGAACTTTCAACAACTGTCGCAatgactagattacattaattgACCGCTCAACTTGGAGGTCCTCgcgcagaggagagagagagatagacggcTGTTGCTTGCGGCAGGGAGTCTTCGCTCAACGTTTCTCCGTGGTTTCTGAACCCCTTTAAAACCGAGACTCTTGCGGTATGTAACGAATGGAAGAGTTTGATGAGAACCGTTTTTACCTGGGGTTTTTCTGTGCCCCGTTATGACGGCCTCTCCGGTGACAGGATGCAGCCAGGTCGTACTCTTGGCTTCTTCACTGTTGGGTAAGAAACGGGGAGAAGGTGAACACGCAAATAACAGACATAAACAAACGCGTCGAAACAAAGCCAATACACTTCCATGCGCTGTATCCTGAGAATATTTACTTGATGAAGAACATCCTTCCGTCCGGAGTAACCCCATAACTCCAAGAAGAAGGCAGGCAGGAGATCCAGTCAGGGTTTAGATCCGCCGCCATGTCTAGCAGAGGACGGAGACTGGAGTGCGCGTATCCGTGCCTTCAGCGCGTACTCGGAAACCCTTAGCAACTGGGCGCGGGGAACCTCTGGGGGGCGGGAGCGTGCTTGCAAGGTAGAGAGGTCTCCTCCTGTTTTTACATTGTTTTCAAAACTTTTATTGAAACAATTTATATTTTGTAAGTACATACTAAGGAGCATAAACACTAGCATACAAAAGCATAGCCTACAGCAAGCCTATGATTCAGAAAAATGGCCCACCTCAGTTATTTACATGCTAAAGATGTCAAATTCAATTTCTCATGTCACAATTAATTACATATGGCATTGAGTAATATATAAATCCATACAGTATGTCCTTGTAGCCTAGAGCTACTGTATTCACCAATAGAATACTCATCCCGCAAGTGTGCTAAAGCTTACACGGATGGTCCGTCTGTGCTGTTCCGTATTATCACACATGCCATCCCAGGTCAACCTTGTACCGCACTGCATGGTTCAGCTGTCTATAAATCCTTCTCCCACCCAAACAACCCTCCCCCTCCTtacccctcccctcaccccctctctagaGGTCAGACAGAGCAGAGGGTCCCGAGTAGAttggatgcgtgtgtgtgtgtgtgtgtgtgtgtgtgtgtgtgtgtgtgtgtgtgtgtgtgtgtgtgtgtgtgtgtgcgtgcgtgtgaacGGGTGCATGTATGCGAGTGTAGAAGTGCAAGTGTGTGTATGCATAAGTggttgtgtgtctgcgtgtgggtgtgtgtgcatgtgtgtgtcataCATGAAAAGATGGTGAACACGCAATGCAGATAGGTTAGCTAGGATGCCAACATCACGCATATGAGATTTAACCAACAAAAAATAACAACATAAATGAAAACAATAACACTTCAGATACATGTCCA is part of the Coregonus clupeaformis isolate EN_2021a chromosome 28, ASM2061545v1, whole genome shotgun sequence genome and harbors:
- the LOC121543645 gene encoding pleckstrin homology domain-containing family A member 5 isoform X13; translation: MAADLNPDWISCLPSSWSYGVTPDGRMFFINEEAKSTTWLHPVTGEAVITGHRKTPDLPTGWEEGYTFEGARCFIK